CGGGACGTGTGGGGCCGCGCGGCCGAGGCCCTGGCGCGTCCGGGAACGCGGGCGCTCGTGGCCCTGGACTTCGACGGCACCATCGCGGGCATCGTGTCGCGACCCGAGCGGGTGCGCGTCTCGGCTCCGGTGCTCCGCGCGCTCCGCGCGCTCGCGCGCCCCGGCTCGCGTGGCCCGCGCCTCGCGCTCGTGACCGCGCGGCCGAGTCGCGATCTCAGGCGCCTCCTCCCCGTGAAGGGAATCCTGCACGCGGCGCAGTACGGGCTCGAAGGCCCCCTGGGACCGCCCGCGGCCGAGCGGGCGCGCTGGAAGCGCGCGGCGTTGGAGGTCGCGCGGCTGCTCGAGCCCGTGGAGGCGAGGATTCCCGGAGCGTGGATCGAGCGGAAGAGCATGACGGTGGCGCTCCACGACCGCCGTGTCTCCGCGACGCGCATGCCCGAGCTGCGACGGCTGCTGCGACGCGTGGCGCGCGAGGCGCGTGTGCTCGGTTTCGAGCCCTCGCGCGGGAAGCGGGTGACCGACTTCGTGCCGCGCGGGTACGATAAGGGGAACGCGGTCCGCCTCCTTCGAAGGAGGCTCGACCCCAGCATGATCGTGTACTTCGGGGACAGCGAGGCCGACGAGCCGGCCTTCGCCTCCCTCTTGCCCGGAGACGTCTCGGTACGGGTGGGCCGCGGACCCACGCGGGCGCGGTACCGCGTGCGGGGCCCGGCGGATGTCGGCCGGTTCTTCCGCGAGCTGTCACGGCTCGCGCGGGGCCGGGAACGCGAACCAGGAGGAACCCCATGAACTGGAACGAAACCGTAGCCGGGCTCATCCCGCCCAACCTCGGATACGAGCTGCAGCAGACGCTCCTCGCGGTCACCGGAGGGCTCACGCTGATCCTGATCGCCGGCGTGATCGCGCTCGTCGGATGGCTCCTCGGCGCCCTCCTCTCGCGGGCCGCCCAGACGATCCTCTCCCTCGCGGGGATCGACACGCCCGCGAAGCGCCTCGCCACCGGCACGGGCGTGCGCCCCGATCTCCTCCCGAGCCGCATGGTCGGATTCGCGGTTTTCTGGCTCACGATCCTCGCGACGTCGATCCTCGCGCTCCGGGTGCTGGGGCTCGATCTCGCGCCTTCCCTCGTGATGCGGCTCCAGGACGTGCTCCCGCGCATCGTGACGTCGGGGCTCGTGCTCCTCATCGGGATCCCGCTCGCGCTCGCCGCCGGACGCCTCCTGAACTCGCTCCTCTTGCAGTCGGGCGTCCGCCCGAACCGGTTCCGCGAGCAGGGAGCGACGGCGCTCCTCGTCGGATTCACGGTGCTCATCGCGCTCGACCAGCTGGGCCTCGCGGCGCACCTCGTGCTCGCGATCGTGATCGCGATCGTAGCCGCGGCGGGACTCGCGCTCGCGCTCGCGTTCGGGCTGGGATGCCGCGACCTGGCGCGGGATCTGATCGTGGAGTACCTGCGCGCGTCGGACGAGTGGACGCGCCCGGAGGCACGGCCCGAGGCCCGGTCCGAGAACCGGCCCTGACGGCGTGAGTCACGTCTTCGAGTTCCTCACTCCGTCCGCGCTCGAGGTCCCGGCCGGATCCGCGGCCGCGGACCTGGAGGCCTTGCGCGCGGGGATCGCGTCGGTGACGCCCGCGTCGCTCCTCCAGCACGTGACGCGCATCCCCGTGCGTCATCCGCATGCCCGGGACATCCCGGAGAACGACTTCGCCCGCTGGGTCGGGGACGCGCTCCAGCTCCCCGAGGTGAGCGAGCGTCTCGCCTTCGCCGGCTCCTCGCCGGCGAATTCCCTGGAGGACCTGCGCGCTTCCCTGCTCGGCGTGCTCGACCGGGTTCCCGTGAAGGAACGGAAGCGCGAGGCGGCCGAAGGAGCGGCCTTCCACTTCATCGAGGCGCGGCTCGTGCTCGCGCCGCTCGACATCCGCGCCTCCGAGCCCGCGCAGCTGATCGAGATCTGGCCGTGGATCGACCTCCCCGCCGCGTTCTACCACCTGGTGGAGGCGCCGCTCCTCGGGCATCCGGAGCACGCGCTCATCCCGTGGCTCCGGGAGCGCGGCGCCACGGGGCTCGCGGACTCCGCCGAGCAGGTGGTGTGCTCGGGGAGGCCGCTCCAGTTCGCGCTGCGGGAGATCGGAAACCGGTGGAGGCGGTCCCAGATCGGACGCCGTCTGCTGCAGCGGGCGGAAGCGCCGGAGCTGGAGCGGCAGCGTGAAGCCCGCGCCGCGATGGCTCGCCTGGCCGGCCGCCTGAAGGGCGGCGGAAGGCAGAGCTCGGGCACCGGGGGTGGTTCGTGAGCGCCTTCGAGCGGATGAAGGCGTCCGGGAGCATGGCGGCTCCGGAACCAGCCGCCGCGGTTCCGCCCGGAGCCCCCGTGGACACGACCCCGCGCGGAGGCTGGCTCGAGCGGTACGAGCGGCTCCTCGGAGCGCGCACGCTGCGCGCGCTCGAGGCGCTCGCCCGGCGGCTGAAGGGTCACCGGATCGTGATGGTGAACACCACGAAGACCGGCGGCGGCGTCGCCGAGATCCTGCACCGAGTGGTCGTGATCCTGAACGAGCTGGGAATCACGACGACCTGGGAAGTGATGGAGGGAGACGACCGGTTCTTCAGCGTGACGAAGAAGATGCACAACGCGCTGCACGGGCACGTGCAGCCGTTGACGGCCGAGGACCGCGAGGTCTACCACGAGCGCACGCGCCTGGAGGCGGAGCGGCTCGCGCTCGACGGCGATCTCATCCTGATCCACGATCCCCAGCCCGCGTACCTGATCGACCACCGGCGCGAGCCGGGCCAGCGGTGGGTCTGGCGCTGCCACATCGATCTCTCGAGGCGGGACGAGGCGTACTGGGAATTCCTGCGTCCCGCCGTGTCGCGCTACGACACGGCGATCTTCTCGCACATCGAGTTCGTGCCGCCTCTGACGGTGCCCGCGGTGCTCGTGCCGCCCTCGATCGATCCGTTCGCGGACAAGAACCGCGAGATGGAGGAGGTGGAGATCGGCGCGATCTGCGACCGGCTCGGCCTGGACGCGGCGAGCCCCTGGATCACTCAGGTGTCGCGGTTCGACCGGATCAAGGACCCGATCGGGGTGCTGGAGGCGTTCCGGCTCGTGCGTGCGCGGCGGCCGGCGCATCTGGTGCTGGCGGGAGGCAGCGCGAGCGACGATCCCGAGGGGGC
This portion of the Candidatus Eisenbacteria bacterium genome encodes:
- the otsB gene encoding trehalose-phosphatase; the protein is RDVWGRAAEALARPGTRALVALDFDGTIAGIVSRPERVRVSAPVLRALRALARPGSRGPRLALVTARPSRDLRRLLPVKGILHAAQYGLEGPLGPPAAERARWKRAALEVARLLEPVEARIPGAWIERKSMTVALHDRRVSATRMPELRRLLRRVAREARVLGFEPSRGKRVTDFVPRGYDKGNAVRLLRRRLDPSMIVYFGDSEADEPAFASLLPGDVSVRVGRGPTRARYRVRGPADVGRFFRELSRLARGREREPGGTP
- a CDS encoding glycosyltransferase, whose protein sequence is MSAFERMKASGSMAAPEPAAAVPPGAPVDTTPRGGWLERYERLLGARTLRALEALARRLKGHRIVMVNTTKTGGGVAEILHRVVVILNELGITTTWEVMEGDDRFFSVTKKMHNALHGHVQPLTAEDREVYHERTRLEAERLALDGDLILIHDPQPAYLIDHRREPGQRWVWRCHIDLSRRDEAYWEFLRPAVSRYDTAIFSHIEFVPPLTVPAVLVPPSIDPFADKNREMEEVEIGAICDRLGLDAASPWITQVSRFDRIKDPIGVLEAFRLVRARRPAHLVLAGGSASDDPEGAEVLAEVREKAKGVKDVTILELPPQSDKEINAIQRASTVVLQKSLREGFALTVSEGLWKRRAVVASAVGGIPLQVLHERTGLLVRSVEGTAFQCIRLLDNPDLRRELGVEGHIHVRDNFLHTREVRDYLAVFAGLISD
- a CDS encoding DUF5752 family protein, with amino-acid sequence MSHVFEFLTPSALEVPAGSAAADLEALRAGIASVTPASLLQHVTRIPVRHPHARDIPENDFARWVGDALQLPEVSERLAFAGSSPANSLEDLRASLLGVLDRVPVKERKREAAEGAAFHFIEARLVLAPLDIRASEPAQLIEIWPWIDLPAAFYHLVEAPLLGHPEHALIPWLRERGATGLADSAEQVVCSGRPLQFALREIGNRWRRSQIGRRLLQRAEAPELERQREARAAMARLAGRLKGGGRQSSGTGGGS